A stretch of the Perca flavescens isolate YP-PL-M2 chromosome 3, PFLA_1.0, whole genome shotgun sequence genome encodes the following:
- the LOC114553053 gene encoding stonustoxin subunit beta-like — MEDNTRVNKSTEDNLLLCCVCFSPSDVCQLELDTNTVNRKLKLSDNNRKVTLVEEYQPYPDHPERFDYWSQLLCRDGLTGRCYWEVERRGEVNISVSYRGIRRRGYRDDCVFGRNDQSWSLICSDDDGYFVYHNKRVTSISSSSVSGRVADISSSSVSGRVAVYVDCPAGSLSFYSVSSDSLIHLHTFNTTFTQTLYPGFGVWSRGSSVSLSPLQD, encoded by the coding sequence atggaagacaacacaagagttaataAATCAACAGAAGATAATCtgctgctgtgttgtgtctgtttctctccatcAGATGTCTGTCAGCTggaactggacacaaacacagtgaacagaaaactcaaactgtctgacaacaacaggaaggtgacattAGTGGAGGAGtatcagccatatcctgatcatccagagaggtttgactactggtctcagctgctgtgtagagatggtctgactggtcgctgttactgggaggtcgagaggagaggagaggttaatatatcagtgagttacagaggaatcaggaggAGAGGATACAGAGATGACTGTGTGTTTGGACgtaatgatcagtcctggagtctgatcTGCTCTGATGATGATGGTTACTTTGTCTATCACAATAAGAGAGTaacatccatctcctcctcctctgtctctggtagagtagcagacatctcctcctcctctgtctctggtagagtagcagtgtatgtggactgtcctgctggctctctgtccttctactcagtctcctctgactcactgatccacctccacaccttcaacaccacattcactcagactCTCTATCCTGGGTTTGGGGTCTGGTCTcgtggttcctcagtgtctctgagtcctctgcaggactga